One Lachnospiraceae bacterium C1.1 genomic region harbors:
- the ispG gene encoding flavodoxin-dependent (E)-4-hydroxy-3-methylbut-2-enyl-diphosphate synthase — translation MYRDNTKEVRIGDRLIGGGNPVLIQSMTNTRTDDVDATVEQILRLEEAGCELIRCTVPTIQCAEAFKEIKKRIHIPIIADVHFDYRMAIAAIENGADKIRINPGNIGGEDKIAAVVKCAKEHEVPIRVGVNSGSLEKNLIEKYGGVTAEGLVESALDKAAMIEKHDYDNLVISIKSSDVLMCIKAYELVAEKSKYPLHVGITEAGTVMSGNIKSSIGLGIILHEGIGDTIRVSLTGDPVEEIRSGKLILKTLGLRKGGVEVVSCPTCGRTRIDLIGLANEVEKMVQGYDLDVKVAVMGCAVNGPGEASEADFGVAGGVGEGLLFKKGKVIKKLPESELLGALKDELDKAVL, via the coding sequence ATGTACAGAGATAATACAAAAGAAGTAAGAATTGGAGACAGACTGATAGGAGGAGGAAATCCGGTACTTATCCAGTCAATGACTAATACAAGGACAGATGATGTCGATGCAACAGTAGAGCAGATATTGAGGCTTGAAGAAGCCGGCTGTGAGCTCATAAGATGCACTGTTCCTACAATTCAGTGTGCTGAGGCCTTCAAGGAAATAAAAAAAAGAATTCATATTCCGATAATCGCAGATGTACATTTTGACTACAGAATGGCAATTGCTGCTATTGAGAATGGTGCTGATAAAATAAGGATCAACCCCGGAAATATTGGTGGAGAAGATAAGATCGCAGCCGTAGTCAAGTGCGCAAAAGAGCACGAAGTGCCGATAAGAGTCGGTGTTAATTCGGGTTCACTAGAGAAAAATCTCATAGAAAAATATGGCGGTGTTACAGCCGAAGGACTAGTGGAAAGTGCTCTGGATAAGGCTGCAATGATAGAAAAGCATGATTATGACAATCTTGTAATATCAATAAAATCGTCTGATGTGCTTATGTGCATCAAGGCTTATGAGCTCGTTGCGGAGAAATCCAAATATCCGCTTCATGTAGGTATTACGGAAGCCGGAACTGTTATGAGCGGAAACATCAAGTCATCGATCGGACTTGGTATCATCCTTCATGAGGGTATTGGAGATACTATAAGAGTATCCCTTACAGGTGACCCTGTAGAGGAGATCAGAAGCGGAAAGCTCATATTAAAAACTCTGGGACTTAGAAAGGGAGGAGTTGAAGTTGTTTCCTGCCCTACCTGCGGAAGAACCAGAATTGACCTTATTGGTCTTGCAAATGAAGTTGAGAAAATGGTTCAGGGTTATGACCTGGATGTCAAAGTAGCAGTTATGGGTTGTGCGGTGAATGGACCGGGAGAAGCCAGCGAAGCTGATTTCGGTGTTGCCGGCGGTGTCGGAGAAGGACTTCTTTTCAAAAAAGGAAAAGTTATAAAGAAGCTTCCTGAATCTGAATTATTGGGGGCATTAAAGGATGAGCTTGACAAAGCCGTTTTATGA
- a CDS encoding PolC-type DNA polymerase III has translation MSLTKPFYEVFPTLKLEGEEHQLFSLVGVKRIISSKKRDRFNIYIESPKLINKQMIGHVEKSLSKQLFPKNNVSFILHESFKLSEQYTAESLMSLYKESISIELRKNEPILYNLFRHADFDYRDGNNVKMEVPDNIVSRERAEELADYLVNVMNVRCGLKTDIKVTYKKEDRSNEAMEAEIRVKNEIAAITAAAYASENKAKEEKAKKEEKESKDKGKGKFSKGSLRLDRADSSKNKNPDIIYGREFDDEITQIKDLVGENSMVTIRGQLIGYEEHAIRGERSVISMDITDFTDSISMKLFIKNEELGEFREAIGAAGLEKGKPGQFVKVKGMLNLDNFEHDIVLGGIRMIRKIGSFVVPRVDNAPVKRTELHCHTKMSEMDGVTDVKTIIKRAAGWGWNSIAITDHGNVLAFPEANHTKADLDNKDFKIIYGVEGYLVDDEKDIVWTIGEKDGKDLHSLDEDFVVFDIETTGFSPEKNKIIEIGAVRVEKGQIVDHYDEFVNPEVPIPFRIESLTGINDSMVSGADTIDKVLPRFLKFAEGAHVVAHNAAFDTTFIAKNAADLGLSFDKIIVDTVEMARFMLPGLNRYKLDTVAKELNVSLENHHRAVDDAGATAEIFVKLCERLREQKVTSLEELKKMNVATENTIRKLPYYHVIILAKNETGRVNLYRLVSMSHLKYYQRRPRIPKTMLAKYREGLIIGSACEAGELFQALERELPEESLAKIVNFYDYLEIQPVGNNFFLLKADNQYETVEDLQDINKKIVKLGEQFNKPVCATCDVHFLDPSDEVYRRIVMAGKGFADADEQPPLFLRTTDEMLEEFKYLGEEKAKEVVITRPNEIADMVDYITPVRPDKAPPVIENSDSTLRDICYKQAEEIYGENLPSQVKDRLEIELKSIIGNGYAVMYIIAQKLVWKSVEDGYLVGSRGSVGSSFVANMAGITEVNSLPPHYLCPKCHYYDFDSPDVKQYAMKSMCGCDMPDKVCPKCGEQLVKTGFDIPFETFLGFSGDKEPDIDLNFSGDYQSKAHKYTEVIFGAGQTFRAGTIGTLAEKTAYGYVRGYCEDHDVHKRRAEMERLAHGCEGILRTTGQHPGGIVVMPQGEEIYSFTPIQHPANDMTTPIITTHFEYHSIDHNLLKLDILGHDDPTMIRFLEDATGEDAISIPLDEQKVMSLFTSPKALGVEPDDIGGCPTGTLGIPEFGTDFVIQMLVDTQPHTFSDLIRISGLSHGTDVWSGNAQLLVNEKGMKLEECICCRDDIMLYLINKGMDPALSFKTMESVRKGKGLKPEMKEAMIAADVPEWYIDSCLKIKYMFPKAHAAAYVMMAWRVAWFKVYRPLAYYSAFFSIRAGNIDYATMCQGKGKLEATLKVLTDKLKEQGKNKMTATELDAIRDMRLVQEMYARGFDFAPIDINKADPKYFRQVDDKRIMPPLSSVEGMGGKAADALAHAIAEAAADGPFLSVDDFCIRTGCSKNMAPKLKSLGLLGDIPDSNQLSIFDFY, from the coding sequence ATGAGCTTGACAAAGCCGTTTTATGAAGTATTTCCAACATTGAAACTTGAGGGAGAAGAGCATCAGCTCTTCTCCCTTGTTGGCGTTAAAAGGATCATCAGTTCCAAGAAAAGGGACAGATTTAATATTTATATAGAAAGTCCGAAGCTTATAAATAAGCAGATGATAGGGCATGTTGAAAAATCGCTTTCAAAACAGCTTTTTCCAAAAAACAATGTGAGTTTTATTCTTCACGAGTCATTTAAGCTTTCGGAGCAATATACGGCAGAAAGCCTTATGAGTCTTTATAAGGAGAGTATCAGTATAGAACTCAGGAAGAATGAGCCTATTCTTTACAATTTATTCCGGCATGCAGACTTTGATTATAGGGATGGAAATAATGTGAAAATGGAAGTTCCGGATAATATAGTCTCGCGTGAAAGGGCAGAGGAACTTGCGGATTATCTTGTAAATGTAATGAATGTCCGCTGCGGATTAAAAACTGATATAAAAGTGACCTATAAAAAAGAGGATCGCTCCAATGAAGCAATGGAAGCGGAGATCAGGGTTAAGAATGAAATAGCAGCAATAACCGCTGCCGCCTATGCTTCAGAGAATAAGGCAAAGGAAGAAAAAGCCAAAAAAGAAGAAAAAGAGTCTAAAGACAAGGGAAAAGGTAAATTTTCCAAAGGATCGTTGCGCCTTGACAGGGCTGATTCCTCCAAAAATAAAAATCCGGATATCATTTACGGTCGTGAATTTGACGATGAGATCACCCAGATAAAGGATCTTGTCGGTGAGAACAGTATGGTTACCATCAGGGGTCAGCTTATAGGCTATGAAGAACATGCCATAAGAGGTGAGCGAAGCGTAATATCCATGGATATTACTGATTTCACGGATTCTATTTCCATGAAGCTTTTTATAAAGAATGAAGAACTTGGAGAATTCAGGGAAGCCATAGGTGCGGCAGGACTTGAAAAGGGCAAACCCGGACAGTTTGTAAAAGTAAAGGGTATGCTAAATCTTGACAATTTCGAGCATGATATCGTTCTTGGCGGAATCCGCATGATAAGGAAGATAGGCTCTTTCGTGGTACCGAGGGTTGATAATGCTCCGGTAAAGAGAACAGAGCTTCATTGTCATACAAAGATGAGTGAAATGGATGGAGTTACCGACGTCAAGACCATTATAAAGAGGGCAGCCGGCTGGGGATGGAATTCCATAGCCATAACAGATCATGGAAATGTGCTTGCCTTTCCGGAAGCCAATCATACGAAGGCAGATCTTGACAATAAAGACTTCAAGATCATTTACGGAGTAGAAGGATACCTTGTAGATGATGAAAAGGACATAGTCTGGACCATAGGAGAGAAGGATGGAAAAGATCTGCACAGCCTTGATGAGGACTTTGTCGTATTTGATATAGAGACCACAGGTTTTTCACCTGAGAAAAACAAAATAATTGAAATCGGCGCGGTTCGTGTGGAAAAGGGTCAGATAGTAGACCATTACGATGAATTTGTTAACCCGGAGGTGCCGATCCCTTTTAGAATCGAGAGTCTTACGGGAATCAATGACTCTATGGTTAGTGGTGCAGATACTATAGATAAGGTTTTGCCACGCTTTCTTAAATTTGCAGAAGGGGCGCATGTAGTAGCTCATAATGCTGCTTTCGATACAACTTTTATTGCAAAAAATGCAGCAGATTTGGGACTTTCCTTTGATAAGATCATAGTGGATACGGTTGAGATGGCGAGATTTATGCTTCCGGGCTTAAACCGTTACAAGCTGGATACAGTGGCGAAGGAGCTCAATGTATCACTTGAGAATCACCACAGGGCAGTAGATGATGCAGGTGCCACTGCGGAAATCTTCGTAAAGCTTTGCGAGAGACTTCGTGAACAGAAGGTAACAAGTCTTGAAGAGCTTAAGAAGATGAATGTTGCCACTGAAAATACTATTAGAAAGCTGCCTTACTATCATGTGATAATCCTTGCGAAGAATGAGACGGGAAGAGTTAATTTATACAGACTGGTTTCGATGTCGCATCTTAAATATTATCAGAGACGCCCCAGGATACCGAAAACTATGCTGGCAAAATACAGGGAAGGACTGATAATCGGAAGTGCCTGTGAGGCAGGAGAACTTTTTCAGGCTTTAGAAAGAGAACTTCCGGAAGAATCACTGGCAAAGATAGTTAACTTTTATGATTATCTGGAAATTCAGCCGGTTGGCAACAACTTCTTCCTTTTGAAGGCGGATAACCAGTATGAGACTGTGGAGGATCTGCAGGATATAAATAAAAAGATAGTCAAGCTTGGAGAACAGTTTAACAAGCCCGTTTGTGCTACCTGCGATGTGCATTTCCTTGATCCTTCGGATGAAGTCTACAGACGTATCGTAATGGCAGGAAAAGGCTTCGCTGATGCTGACGAGCAGCCTCCTCTTTTCTTAAGGACGACGGATGAAATGCTCGAGGAGTTTAAATATCTCGGCGAAGAAAAGGCAAAAGAGGTAGTTATCACAAGACCAAATGAAATAGCTGATATGGTCGATTATATAACACCCGTGCGTCCTGATAAGGCACCGCCGGTCATTGAAAATTCTGACAGTACGCTTAGAGATATCTGTTATAAACAGGCTGAGGAGATCTATGGAGAGAATCTTCCGAGTCAGGTTAAGGACAGACTTGAGATAGAGCTTAAGTCTATTATCGGAAACGGCTATGCGGTTATGTACATTATTGCGCAGAAGCTGGTATGGAAATCGGTAGAAGACGGATATCTGGTAGGATCGAGAGGTTCTGTAGGTTCCTCCTTCGTTGCAAATATGGCGGGAATAACAGAGGTTAACTCGCTTCCGCCGCACTATCTCTGCCCTAAATGCCATTACTATGACTTTGATTCACCGGATGTAAAGCAGTACGCAATGAAGAGCATGTGTGGCTGCGATATGCCGGATAAGGTATGTCCTAAATGTGGAGAACAGTTGGTAAAGACCGGATTTGATATACCTTTTGAGACTTTCCTTGGCTTTTCGGGAGATAAGGAGCCGGATATCGACCTTAACTTCTCCGGTGATTATCAGTCAAAGGCACACAAATATACAGAAGTTATTTTCGGTGCAGGACAGACCTTCAGAGCAGGAACGATAGGTACACTTGCTGAAAAAACTGCCTATGGATATGTACGAGGCTATTGCGAGGATCATGATGTTCATAAAAGGCGTGCGGAAATGGAAAGACTTGCGCATGGATGTGAAGGTATCCTTCGTACAACGGGACAGCATCCGGGTGGAATCGTAGTTATGCCGCAGGGTGAGGAAATCTACTCGTTTACTCCGATACAGCATCCTGCGAACGATATGACGACACCGATAATCACAACTCACTTTGAATATCACTCGATCGACCATAACCTCTTAAAACTTGATATTCTCGGGCACGACGATCCTACTATGATTCGTTTCCTCGAGGATGCCACAGGAGAGGATGCTATATCGATACCATTGGATGAACAAAAAGTAATGTCACTTTTCACGAGTCCGAAGGCGTTGGGAGTAGAGCCGGATGATATCGGCGGATGCCCTACGGGAACTCTTGGTATTCCGGAGTTTGGAACAGACTTTGTTATACAGATGCTGGTTGATACACAGCCGCATACTTTTTCGGATCTAATCCGTATTTCGGGCCTTTCCCATGGTACCGATGTATGGAGTGGAAACGCCCAGCTTTTGGTAAATGAAAAGGGAATGAAGCTTGAAGAATGTATCTGCTGTCGAGATGATATCATGCTTTACCTTATCAATAAGGGCATGGATCCGGCACTTTCATTTAAGACTATGGAGTCTGTGCGTAAGGGTAAGGGATTAAAGCCTGAAATGAAAGAGGCGATGATAGCAGCGGACGTTCCGGAATGGTATATTGATTCCTGCCTTAAGATAAAATACATGTTCCCTAAAGCGCATGCTGCAGCTTACGTAATGATGGCCTGGAGAGTTGCCTGGTTTAAGGTTTACAGGCCGCTTGCCTATTATTCGGCTTTCTTCTCAATAAGAGCCGGAAATATTGACTATGCGACAATGTGCCAGGGAAAAGGTAAGCTCGAGGCGACACTTAAAGTGCTGACGGATAAGCTTAAAGAGCAGGGTAAAAATAAAATGACCGCTACTGAACTTGATGCTATCAGAGATATGAGACTAGTTCAGGAAATGTATGCGAGAGGCTTTGATTTTGCTCCGATCGACATAAATAAAGCTGATCCTAAATATTTCAGACAGGTGGATGACAAGAGAATAATGCCTCCGCTCTCATCGGTAGAAGGAATGGGCGGAAAAGCTGCTGATGCATTGGCACACGCTATTGCGGAGGCAGCGGCTGACGGACCTTTCCTTTCAGTGGATGATTTCTGCATAAGGACAGGCTGTTCAAAAAATATGGCACCTAAACTTAAGAGCCTTGGACTATTAGGAGATATACCCGATTCAAACCAGCTCTCGATATTTGATTTTTATTAA
- a CDS encoding serine/threonine-protein kinase has translation MTKKYEFIREIGNGGMSIVYLARDKKLSMRWSIKKIDLTAGEHIAESIKREAMALRMLRTDAVARLADLYREGNYICLCMEYVEGRNLREIIKNDPEYAAKNAAKWGEELAGTLSILHSLKMPLIYRDMKPGNVILRPNGRLCLIDFGAARLKKDAVSDTAPTGTRNYAPPEQFRGYADERSDIYALGKTIEKIAGNKASPALKRIIAKAVNEDPEKRYQTAREMKKALKRLNNIRKYRGYILAAAILPVILIFAVYINSVRADKESLTADGYRSQLIEEKEEYLRISVKNGNIEEALNKIDDFILEADEENISELCYESGLAAFFELEDYEKALNYFEKTDFEKIPEASYLRDISKNLSILSEDRPAIKEYLGNFRKFSLTKVIEEDKARNLLYIARTELIISPLFEENQKNEILKKACEDIELVEDIIKKNDKCKKLETETADIKFMIAENLNYDHIAIEAGIKWLESVDPSEDKEKTLMRISEIENLLEKEGDEEKIINFYEKAEKLLPYEVGETYLKHMNLILEKGGELIKLKELLANAALCEDIKDTDEFVLTEKRVKEILSENEN, from the coding sequence ATGACTAAGAAATATGAATTCATCCGTGAGATAGGAAACGGTGGAATGAGCATTGTTTACCTTGCACGTGATAAAAAACTGTCGATGAGATGGTCAATAAAAAAAATAGATTTAACTGCTGGAGAGCATATTGCGGAAAGTATAAAGAGAGAGGCTATGGCTCTCAGGATGCTCAGGACTGATGCCGTGGCCAGGCTTGCAGATCTTTACAGAGAAGGAAATTATATATGTCTTTGTATGGAGTATGTAGAAGGAAGAAACTTAAGAGAAATAATAAAGAATGATCCTGAATATGCAGCAAAAAATGCAGCCAAATGGGGAGAAGAATTGGCAGGAACCCTTTCAATACTTCATTCCTTAAAAATGCCGCTTATTTATCGTGATATGAAACCGGGAAATGTTATTTTGAGACCAAATGGAAGATTATGTTTGATAGATTTTGGTGCTGCCAGATTAAAAAAAGACGCAGTTAGTGATACAGCGCCTACAGGAACAAGAAATTATGCGCCTCCTGAGCAGTTTAGAGGTTATGCAGATGAAAGATCGGATATATATGCACTTGGGAAAACAATAGAGAAAATTGCAGGGAATAAAGCAAGTCCTGCGTTGAAAAGAATTATCGCAAAAGCTGTAAATGAAGATCCTGAAAAACGTTATCAGACTGCCAGGGAAATGAAAAAGGCATTGAAAAGACTGAATAATATCAGAAAATACAGAGGATACATACTTGCAGCGGCTATCTTACCAGTCATATTGATCTTTGCAGTTTATATTAATTCTGTAAGAGCAGACAAAGAAAGCCTTACGGCCGATGGTTACAGAAGCCAGTTGATAGAGGAAAAAGAAGAGTATTTAAGAATTTCTGTAAAAAACGGGAATATTGAAGAGGCCCTTAATAAAATAGATGACTTTATTTTAGAGGCTGATGAAGAAAATATATCAGAATTATGCTATGAATCCGGACTGGCAGCTTTTTTTGAATTAGAGGATTACGAAAAGGCTCTGAATTATTTTGAGAAAACAGATTTTGAAAAGATTCCAGAGGCATCATATCTAAGAGACATATCAAAAAACTTATCAATTCTTTCTGAAGACAGACCGGCCATAAAAGAATATCTCGGCAATTTCAGAAAATTTAGTTTAACTAAGGTAATTGAAGAGGATAAAGCAAGAAATCTTCTTTATATAGCAAGAACAGAACTGATCATAAGTCCATTGTTCGAAGAAAATCAAAAGAATGAAATTTTGAAAAAAGCCTGTGAAGATATCGAACTTGTAGAAGATATCATAAAGAAAAATGATAAATGCAAAAAGCTTGAGACAGAAACGGCGGATATTAAATTTATGATCGCAGAAAATCTAAACTATGATCATATTGCCATAGAAGCAGGGATAAAATGGCTCGAGTCAGTTGATCCGTCAGAAGATAAAGAAAAAACATTGATGAGAATATCAGAAATAGAAAATTTGCTGGAGAAAGAGGGAGACGAAGAGAAGATCATAAACTTTTATGAAAAAGCAGAAAAGCTTCTTCCTTATGAAGTTGGCGAAACGTATTTGAAGCACATGAATCTGATATTGGAAAAAGGAGGAGAGTTGATCAAATTAAAGGAACTTTTGGCCAATGCAGCTCTTTGTGAGGACATAAAGGATACAGATGAATTTGTTTTAACAGAAAAGAGAGTTAAGGAGATATTGAGTGAAAATGAGAATTAA
- a CDS encoding ISLre2 family transposase yields the protein MENIIRYFMYDCIKNLFNTKLNLYKDTTDLAYFVLNVQEEVQELGRRFIQDTLQEMNQLIKDMPERKNNWYVEHKGDSKKILTSLGEVIVNKTLYTSKFETDENGKYLECYLLDKVLGLSPNQAMTEDVTAKIYKEAALTSYQKAGEEATAREGVTKAAVKNILHSTRFPKNFQIPEQKRIVEYLYIDADEDHYHLQFQSSRGDLKYNSVGRKLNGAINKIIYVFEGIEPVSPKSKRNHLINTHYFCRGSEEDNKQLWKEVFDYIENKYDTSAIKKIYVNSDGGTWIKSGYRGLADVTFVLDEFHISKYVSKLIQHTKDSEDDARSEVMAAIRDGKKSDFFEVVEKLKNCTTSEAVVQRIDSAASYISSNWTAAKYRLKKSEGVVACSAEGHVCHVLSKRMSTLPMGWCRLGGSKMARLREYYYNGGDMLELARFQRKEIPMAAGAEEVVLSARAMLNSERTDRSKSLIEYGKYAESIRSSISVQSSKRLSFQLNGKLKF from the coding sequence ATGGAAAACATTATACGCTATTTTATGTATGACTGCATCAAAAATCTTTTCAACACCAAACTCAATCTTTACAAAGATACAACTGACCTGGCATACTTTGTATTAAACGTGCAGGAAGAAGTCCAGGAGCTTGGAAGACGGTTCATACAGGATACTCTGCAGGAAATGAACCAGCTGATTAAGGATATGCCTGAGCGCAAAAACAACTGGTATGTTGAGCATAAAGGAGATTCCAAAAAGATCCTTACGTCATTAGGAGAGGTCATTGTAAACAAGACCCTTTATACATCAAAATTTGAAACAGATGAAAACGGGAAATATCTGGAATGCTATCTTTTGGATAAGGTTCTCGGGCTGAGTCCAAATCAAGCCATGACAGAAGATGTCACAGCAAAAATATACAAAGAAGCAGCGCTCACCTCGTATCAAAAAGCAGGTGAGGAAGCAACTGCCAGAGAAGGTGTTACAAAAGCTGCAGTAAAAAATATACTGCACAGTACACGCTTTCCGAAAAACTTCCAGATACCGGAGCAAAAGCGTATAGTAGAATACCTCTATATTGATGCAGACGAAGACCATTATCATCTTCAGTTCCAGTCCAGTCGGGGAGACCTGAAATATAATTCTGTTGGAAGAAAACTGAACGGTGCAATCAATAAGATCATATATGTATTTGAGGGTATAGAGCCTGTTAGTCCTAAAAGCAAACGGAATCATTTAATAAATACCCACTATTTCTGTCGTGGCAGTGAAGAGGATAATAAGCAGCTCTGGAAAGAGGTATTTGATTACATAGAAAACAAGTATGATACAAGTGCAATAAAGAAAATATATGTCAACTCTGATGGAGGAACATGGATCAAGTCAGGTTACAGAGGGCTTGCGGATGTTACATTTGTTCTTGATGAATTCCATATATCAAAGTACGTTAGCAAACTTATTCAGCATACAAAAGATTCTGAAGATGATGCAAGATCAGAAGTAATGGCAGCCATACGGGATGGAAAAAAATCTGATTTCTTTGAGGTAGTAGAAAAGCTTAAAAACTGTACCACTTCGGAAGCAGTAGTTCAGAGGATTGATTCTGCAGCGTCATATATTTCTTCAAACTGGACTGCGGCAAAGTACCGGTTAAAAAAATCAGAAGGAGTTGTAGCCTGCAGTGCAGAGGGACATGTCTGCCATGTACTGTCCAAGAGGATGAGTACGTTGCCGATGGGATGGTGCAGGTTAGGCGGATCCAAGATGGCTCGCTTGCGTGAGTATTATTATAATGGTGGAGATATGCTGGAACTGGCAAGGTTTCAGAGGAAAGAAATCCCCATGGCTGCAGGAGCCGAAGAAGTAGTTCTTAGTGCACGGGCAATGCTAAATTCAGAGCGAACTGACAGGAGTAAATCACTGATCGAATATGGCAAATATGCTGAAAGTATCCGCTCAAGTATATCAGTACAAAGCAGTAAAAGACTAAGTTTCCAACTTAATGGCAAATTGAAATTTTGA
- a CDS encoding lectin-like protein translates to MKCSKCGKIIDDDSRFCRFCGNPVETVEETVQKEENKDEKKTGMVLDLEELEEEEDEDEGFIGVFLKNINPLHLVAFAVLLCLLVSVTVFAVLKKDNKNLDEDVLGDSENPTAELIVWDDAESTTVEDEEETVSDEEVQDTVDEAFYDPDFTDDKDIHEYELIIDDLSWTEAYQECINKGGYLVRLNSDEETEYVLKQISKEGYDNVYFYIGASRNEDSKDYYWVNSDAKHFGEALNKSSDYESYWLYGEPSYKDTDLGTDECFLDMLNHPDEGKWYFNDISDDGLYSFMKGKKRIGYICEYENK, encoded by the coding sequence ATGAAATGTAGCAAGTGTGGAAAAATAATCGATGATGATTCCAGATTTTGCAGATTCTGCGGAAATCCTGTAGAGACTGTTGAAGAAACAGTTCAAAAGGAAGAGAACAAAGATGAAAAAAAGACCGGAATGGTGCTGGATCTGGAAGAATTAGAGGAGGAAGAGGACGAGGATGAAGGCTTTATAGGTGTTTTTCTCAAAAATATAAATCCTCTTCATCTTGTGGCTTTTGCCGTATTGCTTTGTCTGCTTGTATCTGTAACAGTATTTGCAGTACTTAAGAAGGACAACAAAAATCTTGACGAAGATGTTCTTGGGGATAGTGAAAATCCGACTGCAGAGCTGATAGTCTGGGATGATGCTGAATCAACTACAGTTGAAGATGAAGAAGAAACGGTATCAGATGAAGAAGTTCAGGATACAGTTGATGAGGCTTTTTACGATCCTGACTTTACGGATGATAAGGATATTCATGAATATGAGCTGATAATTGATGATCTAAGCTGGACGGAAGCTTATCAGGAATGTATAAATAAGGGCGGTTATCTTGTTCGTTTGAATTCTGATGAAGAAACTGAATATGTTTTAAAGCAGATAAGCAAAGAAGGCTACGATAACGTTTATTTTTACATTGGCGCATCAAGAAACGAGGATTCAAAGGACTATTACTGGGTAAACAGTGATGCAAAGCATTTTGGTGAGGCATTAAATAAATCATCAGATTATGAATCCTATTGGCTTTACGGTGAACCGAGCTACAAAGACACAGATCTCGGAACAGATGAGTGTTTCCTGGATATGTTAAATCATCCCGACGAAGGAAAATGGTACTTTAACGATATCTCCGATGACGGACTCTATAGCTTCATGAAAGGCAAGAAACGAATCGGATATATCTGCGAGTATGAAAACAAATAG
- the rseP gene encoding RIP metalloprotease RseP, producing MLIKLILFLVIFSIIVLVHEGGHCIIGKRSGINVVEFSIGLGPTIWGFERGGTKYSIKALPFGGVCQFEGMDPDGEDDEGDGAALSPHSMLNAPLWSRIATVSAGPIMNFVLAFFLSLFVIGSMGYDEPVISGVMEGYPAAEAGIQAGDKIVKIGSKHIDVYRDISLYMLLNESKTARITFERDGEIQTVDVTPKLDEESGRYLFGLYGAGERVKGNVLDTVYYSVVEVRYWIEATWKSLGMIFAGRVTMDDVAGPVGVAQTVGEVYDASKSSGIFYIWINMMELTILLTANLGVMNLLPFPALDGGRLVFLFIELITRRKVNRKIEAVVHFVGMCVLLVFMVFVLYNDVSKFFR from the coding sequence GTGCTGATAAAGTTAATATTATTCTTAGTTATTTTTTCAATAATCGTTCTGGTGCATGAAGGCGGACATTGCATTATAGGAAAGAGAAGCGGCATAAACGTTGTGGAGTTTTCTATAGGACTAGGACCGACAATATGGGGCTTTGAAAGAGGTGGAACTAAATATTCTATTAAAGCCCTGCCGTTTGGTGGAGTCTGTCAGTTTGAAGGGATGGATCCGGACGGCGAAGATGATGAGGGTGACGGAGCAGCATTGAGTCCTCATTCAATGCTTAATGCACCGCTTTGGTCAAGAATAGCAACTGTTTCCGCAGGACCGATCATGAATTTTGTGCTTGCATTCTTTTTATCTCTTTTTGTGATCGGAAGTATGGGATATGATGAGCCTGTGATCAGTGGAGTAATGGAGGGATACCCGGCTGCCGAGGCTGGAATACAGGCCGGAGACAAAATTGTGAAGATTGGGTCTAAGCATATAGATGTCTACAGAGATATAAGTCTTTACATGTTGCTTAATGAATCAAAGACCGCAAGAATTACTTTTGAAAGAGATGGTGAGATTCAGACAGTGGATGTAACACCAAAACTGGATGAAGAATCCGGAAGATATCTTTTTGGACTTTATGGTGCGGGAGAGCGAGTTAAAGGTAATGTCTTAGATACTGTTTATTACAGCGTGGTAGAAGTCAGATATTGGATAGAAGCCACATGGAAGAGCCTTGGAATGATCTTTGCAGGACGAGTTACAATGGATGATGTAGCAGGTCCGGTAGGAGTTGCTCAGACGGTTGGAGAAGTATATGATGCGTCGAAGAGCAGCGGTATCTTTTATATATGGATAAATATGATGGAACTGACGATCCTTCTTACGGCAAATCTTGGCGTAATGAATCTTTTACCATTTCCTGCATTGGATGGAGGAAGGCTGGTATTTCTTTTTATAGAGCTGATAACCAGACGTAAGGTTAACCGAAAGATAGAAGCTGTCGTACACTTTGTGGGAATGTGTGTGCTGCTTGTATTTATGGTCTTTGTATTGTATAACGATGTATCGAAGTTTTTCAGATAG